A single genomic interval of Falco naumanni isolate bFalNau1 chromosome 11, bFalNau1.pat, whole genome shotgun sequence harbors:
- the TAL1 gene encoding T-cell acute lymphocytic leukemia protein 1 — protein MEAPADPQLLLNGASKEAGRPSPGPPAAPVPVIELVRRGGSLDIKSREAAGEAMQRAPGAEPCRAAEAACEARMVQLSPPALPLQPPGRAMLYNLGQPLATINSGFFGEPDTFSMYGSNRVKRRPSPYEMEITDGPHTKVVRRIFTNSRERWRQQNVNGAFAELRKLIPTHPPDKKLSKNEILRLAMKYINFLAKLLNDQEEEGNQRGKVNKDSGIVQEDLLQDMLSPNSSCGSSLDGAASPDSFTEEHETLDSKHTRSLHHAILPVEGNAQR, from the exons ATGGAGGCGCCGGCGgacccccagctgctgctcaacGGGGCGTCCAAGGAGGCGGGCCGGCCCTCCCccgggccccccgccgcccccgtGCCTGTCATCGAGCTGGTGCGCCGGGGGGGCTCCCTGGACATAAAAagccgggaggcggcgggggaggcGATGCAGAGAGCGCCGGGCGCCGAGCCGTGCCGCGCCGCTGAGGCCGCCTGCGAGGCCCGCATGGTGCAGCTGAGCCCCCCCGCGCTcccgctgcagccccccggcagggcCATGCTCTACAACCTGGGCCAGCCGCTGGCCACCATCAACAG CGGGTTTTTCGGCGAGCCCGACACCTTCTCCATGTACGGCAGCAACCGGGTGAAGAGGAGACCCTCTCCCTACGAGATGGAGATCACCGACG GTCCTCATACGAAAGTGGTTCGTCGCATTTTTACCAATAGCCGGGAGAGGTGGAGACAGCAGAATGTCAACGGAGCCTTTGCAGAGCTTCGCAAGCTCATCCCCACCCACCCGCCTGACAAAAAACTGAGCAAGAATGAGATTTTGCGCCTGGCTATGAAATACATCAACTTCCTGGCCAAGCTGCTCAATGaccaggaggaagaaggaaaccAAAGGGGCAAAGTGAACAAAGACTCTGGGATAGTCCAGGAAGACCTCCTGCAGGACATGTTGTCTCCTAACTCTAGCTGTGGAAGTTCTTTAGACGGAGCGGCGAGCCCGGACAGCTTCACGGAAGAGCACGAAACACTAGATTCAAAGCACACGCGGAGCCTGCACCATGCCATTCTCCCCGTAGAAGGCAACGCGCAGCGGTGA
- the STIL gene encoding SCL-interrupting locus protein — MDPGPDLRFVPERMVPFSFPLTKCALWDPVPMGNVIGSHITYYRNPKLSMMEKTLRLAYRHAKQNEKKLFSCFLLGTLVVDEDGEGVTLTIDRFDPGREVAGGSGKIPTASVPGDFLIPCTINAWGPSSDNIIVHSAEDISMAFKGVQHSLCSKESLDLSKLLTVRAHIVFTENLDNLHFTFHWASITTANILEYTPVKSVPIIPTALARNLNSPMNIAQVQGTYKCGYLTMDQTRKLLLVLESDPKAYALPLVGVWLSGVTHICSPQVWACCLRYLFSSSIQERVFSEAGSFLIVLYSLTHKEPEFYECIPCSGQTELGFRILTCSETVHLFKNVEPSDKSSIQFELSAENQNAETEFFSRICKKLPIGSSPLGCSPSKLSASDHDSGVEDEDLSPRPIPSPHPVSQQITRIFPSVPELSLVLDGSFIESGQTSKPMGTSNVKSLPSTLHQPIKKKWCSGSTCHPTQHSEHKHNFSANMGDPSLRQIPSHLNQKLLTSRPSKGKQTLLQQQMHCKKACPQSRKSSGSSSPSTPCSGPSPDTSVHHPRKPSEGLVLKPDGVAQQGEPPIRRTSITSSKQLPAVTQPVLYNSAFSPQSCRRPPELQVPVQVPPCCPASACSCQFPASVQYNLINSWQGIGKISPKHGVEIQSEMAQQNPCAVLHQNIICPNICCNPGYTTSSPMRYHGEMGSCSLDNSLSPGIRLPSSASPSSPQFCAAHSPCLHMPASKAGSDNGMMGLSPDAYRVLTEQDRQLKLLQAQIQRLLEAQARQACSSEPAAAVSRALQPEKQGDLVSMETQSSPGSHVRKSVSVAVSTGASLFWNTASEKQDDSVPQGKKEDEEISKEDISISINAEQDTSSTSIASSLKVVDMPSFVDSIHLVEEGTNQNTLQNGNVSQALVGSSSLGGSISMSLQTEPTEGASNPAVVTSEQNPEPPTSLLPPHPSEDQKLYQDLLGQVNHFLKSSEEQDRLPVKSGFVNGDSPKYQGINDTTEMASETDTGVVDKESVISATLKQLKSLGVTLDSPGKMKKNTHKVENASILACINPEAVVPGLNYMSFANVSMCGLTPNVVDLSMEANAIALKYLSENQLSRLSLSRSGQNPPADFSFQDILHANMDKSMVGLSLISPNNMSFATKKYMKRYGLIQGNDSSEDEELQVQDNNSDAVKSEIMVDKNCTPVLDGFNHWTELSKRIDGRLPIHLKSHSRELTTNVSPPELNSPILRNITSDFFPPRADQADKNSVQILKDLKSKTKLLPGRVEFTEQPGRRDKGDIQACPRNLHTPALETLDQSNSMNSVGTILDVKQLRQLPKLF; from the exons ATGGACCCCGGCCCGGATCTGAG ATTTGTTCCCGAAAGGATGGTCCCTTTCAGTTTCCCTTTGACTAAGTGTGCACTTTGGGACCCAGTCCCTATGGGTAATGTCATTGGCTCACATATTACCTATTACAG AAACCCAAAGTTATCTATGATGGAGAAAACCTTGCGACTTGCCTATCGCCATGCTAAGCAGaatgagaagaaattattttcctgttttttgcTTGGGACTCTTGTGGTAGATGAAG atgggGAAGGCGTAACACTAACAATAGACCGCTTTGATCCTGGTCGAGAAGTTGCTGGTGGATCGGGCAAAATTCCAACTGCATCTGTCCCTGGAGACTTTTTGATTCCATGTACAATTAATGCCTGGGGACCTTCTTCAGATAACATTATAGTTCACAGTGCTGAAGATATCAGCATGGCGTTCAAG GGcgtgcagcacagcctgtgcagtAAAGAATCACTGGATCTTTCTAAACTGCTCACTGTTAGAGCTCACattgttttcacagaaaacctGGATAATctacattttacttttcactGGGCTTCTATTACCACAGCAAATATCTTGGAATACACCCCTGTGAAGTCTGTCCCAATTATTCCCACAGCCCTAGCAAGAAATTTGAACAGTCCTATGAATATTGCACAGGTTCAAGGAACTTATAAATGTGG ctACCTTACTATGGACCAGACACGAAAATTGCTTTTGGTGCTTGAGTCTGATCCTAAGGCTTATGCTCTGCCATTAGTTGGAGT TTGGCTGAGTGGAGTTACCCATATCTGTAGTCCTCAAGTCTGGGCCTGTTGCTTGCGATATTTATTCAGTTCTTCAATTCAAGAAAG ggttttttcagAAGCTGGGAGTTTTCTTATTGTGCTTTATTCATTGACACACAAGGAACCTGAGTTTTATGAGTGCATTCCATGTAGTGGACAGACTGAACTGGGGTTTCGGATCTTAACTTGCAGTGAAACAGTACACCTCTTCAAA AATGTTGAACCTTCAGACAAGAGCTCTATCCAGTTTGAGTTGagtgcagaaaaccaaaatgcagaAACTGAGTTCTTCAGCAGAATTTGCAAGAAACTACCTATCGGAAG TTCTCCCCTAGGCTGTTCACCCAGCAAGTTGTCAGCCAGCGATCATGACTCTGGTGTAGAAGATGAGGATTTATCCCCCAGACCAATTCCAAGTCCTCACCCAGTGAGTCAACAG ATTACCAGGATCTTTCCTTCAGTTCCTGAACTGTCGCTTGTTTTGGACGGGAGTTTCATAGAATCAGGACAAACCTCTAAGCCTATGGGGACTTCAAATGTTAAAAGTTTACCCTCGACGCTACATCAGCCTATTAAAAAGAAGTGGTGCTCAGGATCTACCTGTCACCCCACTCAGCACTCTGAACACAAGCACAACTTTTCTGCTAATATGGGAGACCCCTCTTTGAGGCAAATACCAAGCCATTTAAACCAGAAACTTCTGACTTCAAGGCCttccaaaggaaagcaaactcTACTACAGCAACAGATGCACTGTAAGAAGGCTTGCCCGCAATCAAGAAAAAGTTCTGGATCTTCTTCTCCATCAACCCCTTGTAGTGGACCTTCCCCGGATACATCTGTGCATCACCCCAGAAAGCCATCAGAAGGACTTGTATTAAAGCCTGATGGAGTCGCACAGCAGGGAGAGCCTCCAATTAGAAGAACGTCAATAACCAGTTCCAAGCAGCTTCCTGCTGTTACACAGCCAGTCCTTTACAACTCTGCTTTTTcaccacagagctgcagaagacCACCAGAACTGCAGGTGCCAGTTCAAGTGCCACCTTGCTGTCCAGCCAGCGCATGCAGCTGTCAGTTTCCTGCTTCTGTCCAATATAATCTGATAAACTCCTGGCAAGGAATTGGTAAAATAAGCCCCAAACATGGAGTGGAAATCCAATCAGAGATGGCTCAACAGAATCCATGTGCAGTGCTCCATCAAAATATCATTTGCCCAAATATTTGCTGCAATCCAGGATATACCACAAGCAGCCCTATGAGATATCATGGGGAAATGGGAAGCTGTTCTCTTGACAATAGCTTATCACCTGGAATAAGACTGCCTTCAAGTGCGAGCCCCTCTAGTCCGCAGTTTTGTGCAGCCCACTCACCGTGCCTCCACATGCCTGCTTCTAAAGCAGGATCAGATAATGGAATGATGGGATTATCTCCAGATGCATACCGGGTTCTTACAGAACAAGATAGACAACTCAAATTACTTCAGGCTCAG ATCCAACGCTTGTTGGAAGCACAGGCTCGTCAGGCTTGTTCCTCTGAACCCGCCGCTGCAGTTAGCCGTGCTCTACAGCCTGAGAAGCAAGGGGACCTTGTTTCTATGGAAACACAGTCCTCGCCAGGTTCACACGTGAGGAAAAGTGTGAGCGTTGCTGTGAGCACAG GTGCTAGCCTATTTTGGAATACAGCCTCAGAAAAACAAGATGACTCCGtaccacaaggaaaaaaagaggatgaagaGATTTCCAAGGAAGACATAAGCATTTCAATTAATGCTGAGCAAGATACAAGTAGTACAAGTATTGCTTCTTCCTTAAAGGTGGTTGACATGCCCAGCTTTGTAGACAGTATTCATCTTGTGGAAGAGGGAACTAATCAGAACACTCTCCA AAATGGAAACGTTTCCCAAGCGCTTGTTGGCAGCTCGTCCTTGGGAGGGAGCATTAGCATGTCTTTACAGACAGAGCCAACGGAGGGAGCCAGCAACCCAGCGGTGGTAACAAGTGAGCAAAACCCGGAGCCACCCACCTCCTTGCTGCCTCCGCATCCATCAGAGGATCAGAAGCTTTACCAGGACTTACTG GGCCAAGTAAATCACTTCCTAAAGTCCTCAGAAGAGCAAGATCGCTTGCCTGTAAAATCAGGATTTGTTAATGGTGATAGTCCTAAGTATCAGGGTATTAATGATACAACAGAAATGGCTTCAGAGACAGACACGGGAGTGGTGGATAAAGAGAGTGTGATTAGTGCGACACTCAAACAACTGAAGAGTCTTGGAGTGACACTTGATTCACCaggcaaaatgaagaaaaatacccaCAAAGTGGAGAATGCCAG CATCTTAGCATGCATAAATCCTGAAGCAGTGGTTCCTGGACTAAATTATATGTCATTTGCCAATGTCAGCATGTGTGGCTTAACTCCTAACGTTGTTGATTTGAGCATGGAGGCAAACGCTATAGCACTCAAGTATCTCAGTGAAAATCAGTTATCTCGACTTTCTCTCAGCCGCTCAGGCCAAAATCCACCTGCAGACTTCTCTTTCCAAGATATCTTGCATGCAAATATGGACAAGAGCATGGTGGGTCTAAGCTTAATTTCACCAAACAATATGTCTTTTGCAACTAAGAAGTACATGAAGCGATATGGGTTGATACAGGGCAATGACAGTAGCGAAGATGAAGAACTACAGGTTCAAGATAACAATTCTGATGCTGTCAAAAGTGAAATTATGGTGGACAAAAACTGTACCCCTGTGTTGGATGGCTTCAACCACTGGACTGAACTATCCAAAAGAATTGATGGAAGACTTCCCATTCATCTAAAAAGTCACAGCAGAGAGCTGACTACTAATGTTTCTCCACCAGAATTAAACAGCCCTATATTAAGAAATATtacaagtgatttttttcctcccagagcAGATCAAGCAGATAAAAACTCAGTTCAGATTTTGAAGGAtttaaaatccaaaaccaaattGTTACCTGGGAGGGTTGAATTCACTGAACAACCTGGCAGGAGGGACAAAGGAGACATTCAGGCCTGCCCTAGAAATCTGCATACTCCAGCCCTTGAAACGTTAGACCAGTCGAACAGCATGAATTCTGTTGGCACCATTCTTGATGTGAAACAACTCAGGCAGTTGCCAAAGTTGTTCTGA